From the Trifolium pratense cultivar HEN17-A07 linkage group LG4, ARS_RC_1.1, whole genome shotgun sequence genome, the window AtaagacttcttaacacaccccctcgtgCCCAACACTATTAGGTGTGCGCGGATTTAAATGGTGGGTGGCATGATTAGAAACCTGATAGCAAGTGACCCGACTGATGGTGGAGGAGGCTCTAGTACCATCATAGAGTTGAGAGTTGGGTGTAACTCAAACTTACAAAATCAGTTTGTAATTAAGGTGAAGATGCCTCTACTTTATGGATTACATATATTCAGGTTATCTCGCAACTGATGTGAGACTTGTTAACCCACTCGAACATACCAAAGTGCATCACGCATAATAACATGCTAACACCTATTAGAGGAAATAGACATTTTGATCATCGAAATTCTAAAGGTGGAGTAATTGATAAGTCCCTCAAATTTATGAAATAACAAATTAATCTCTTAAATTAAAGAACGTCAATCAATTTAGTCCATTCATCTACATATCTCTTTGTAAACATTTATCAAAACCAATGAAATAAGCTTATATAGAATCTTTAAAATTATGGTACTAAATTAGAAAACATGAATAAATTGTCTGATGTTCATGAATTTAAAGAACTAAATTGCTATTTCACAAATTTGAAGGACAAAATTAATCCATCTTTACAACTTCTCATGTTTGATTAATTCCCTTCTTCATTGATAAATTCTTTCTAATTACATACCAGGATTGAAATTGTCAGTTGCAGCAACAAGATCTTCATAACTAAAATTTCTCCAAGAAGGTTTAGTAATACCATCAAGATCCATAGCGCCATTAAAATCATTCTCATCATCCTCATTAGTTCTTATACGAGCCAACTTGTTCCTCAAATTTCTCCTAGAACTTTCATAGCTAGTAGCAAGCAAAGGAATGGTAGAGAATCTCCTCACAGACTTAAACCTCAATCCCTCAATCATATTCCTCCATTGGTAGTGGTATCCTCCTCCTTCTTCTCTTGGTGATGATGTTTTTCCTCCGTGCTGCGGCGCCCGTTGAGGCGTCGTAGCACCGTGTTGCGGCGCCCGTTGAGGCGTCGTAGCACAACTGTTGTAGTTACTGCTCTCCGTGCTTTCGCAATCCGATATCGGTACCTCAAATACATGCCTTGGTGATTGAAATTGTGGTGATGGTGACTCTATTGATACATCATTGTTGTTTTGATCATTTGCATGATGAACAAATGCTTTTTTCGGCGTGTTATTGTTAATACCTGTTattaaatcaacaaaatttcttgttctcttttctttcttttcttgatCCTTCTTGCTCCTTCCCTCTAATCTCTCCATCTTAAatcaaaatgtaaaataaaccaaaaccttgtacaatgtttttttacttaaaagacAACTACCTCGTACCCATTTCTATGTGTTTATGAAAactatataaaaacaaatgtgttttatattatttttgtttatgtttgtgTTTCATATTGGAGAGGGAATATTAATGTAATGGTTATCTTGTTTAAGGGTTTATTCTAATGATTCCAAAGAGATTCTTCTTCATGTTCATTCCCacgcaaaaaagaaaaaaatgtgaaagaaTATTTTTTCAACCTTATAATGTCATTTATTATTAAGATGAAAATTATTCCTTTCACATAATTTGAGGGTGTGGGAATGAAACAAGAGAGTTAGAGAAGGAAGGAGGAGAATTGAGATTGGGAGTTAGCATAGGGGATGAAACAGAATGGTTTGGTACAAAATTGGTATATCTTTGAAAGTTGGTTATTGGTTATTCTTAGGAAGAGGAGGAGAAGTGCATGGGAAAACCACCTCAAGGTGAATGGAATCttaactatatttattttttttatactggAATCTTAACTATATTTATatctattgaaaaaaaatatattcttatttaattagtgaaaaaaagaagaaaattttcTTACAAGTCGTTTCTCTAcctattgtttttgttttgtttcctcattttcttttttagttatttatttatgttctaTCACTTTTGAGGATTAGATTTTTTCTAGTCATTGTTGTGGAACTTGAAATTTAGTTGTACATCAGCTGAAAACTCTTAAtagtaacttttttatttaatcttttaattGATTGCGTTGAGTTAGAAACTATATGCATTAGTTGTAGGTTCTTTAACTActctaaaaaatgtaaaaaaaaaaaaaaaaacgtaaagaGAAAATGTgttaataatagtacttaatagCTTGTTTGATTAATTGTATATATCCTTGAATATGAATACAAGGTCaatatttataggcaaatgcTAGCGCCATTATTTGTGTGGGTAGTTGTTGCGTTCAAAatacactagtagaaaaatgacttttggctaagagattccactactggtatgtgaataccagtagttaaaaccatttgaccaaaggattccactactgatatttgaataccagtagtgaaaagttcatagacaagggatttcactactggttttcttaaatcagtagtgaaaagtagacacggtggcaatgttgtaattacgttgaaatttgttttaattgtatTTCACTACCGATCTGGTAttcacccgtagtggaatccctattaGTGTTCATTAATTTGTTCATTCTCATTCATTCCCAATCCCTAACATACGCGAAGCCAACAACTCGCCATCTTCACATTATCGTCCCAAGTTCTTCAAATCGCCAAATCCCTAAATCAAAACACTCCTGCGCCAAATCccaatcattctccaatctcttcgttttcattcgttttcattctccaaaccctagacGGCCGACCCTGCAGAACGCCTAATCGCCTCCAAATTTCTTCGTTTTCATTCGGTAaaggtatgaataaatcaaacttcctccaaatttcattcgttttcgttttcattcgttttcattcttgttcattcgttttcattcgcttGGGTTAGACATTGTTTTTCGAGATTACGAGAGACCCGAGTaagaaaatgatgatgaaaggTAGAGGAATGGGTAGGAATAGGATTAATCCTGTTCAAACAAGTTCAAGTCATATGGGTGATAAGGATAAGACTCATATGGGAGGAATGGGTATTGATTTTGCTTATTGGTTAAAGAGTGTTGTTACAAGTAAAGATTTTGTTGTTGTGAAAATGGATGTTGAAGGTAATGAGTTTCATTTGATACCTAAGTTGATTCAAACTGGTGCTATTTGTTTGATTGATGAGCTTTTTCTTGAGTGTCATAAATTTTGACATGTATTGATCACCATACCCTGCATTTTTTCTAACATacaagtttaaatttttattgtgACTGTGGTTGTGTCATTCAGCATATTGCTAGTGCTGTAGGCACCTTTGGTCGAGTTTTGGAATGTTGGGATCGTCAAACAAGAGATTATGTAGCTATCAAGGTAATTAGAAGCATCAAGAAATATCGCGATGCAGCAATGATCGAGGTTGATGTGCTTGAACGTCTTACGAAGAGTGATGTGGGATGCTCACGGTATAATACCTGCTAAAATTTGGTTaatagttttttgttttatttttttttaatattaagaGATGTGATATAAATATTTACTCCATCACTATTATTGTTTGCAGCTGTGTACAGATCTTAAATTGGTTTGATTACCGGAATCACATATGCATTGTAAGTAGTCTATTATATTCTTTCATCAAAATGTTTCCTGGATTTACATAATTCAGTTAGtttgttttgataaaatttGGGTTGAGTTGAAGACCCGTTTAATAATGTGGGGTGGAGTAGGGATTAGTTttgtattattttgaaaatggaTGCGATGATTGGgattttgaaaacaaattggTTAATTTTGTTCTCCATTGGAGCATAGTCTTGTTCTTTTGTGCTGCTTGTTTTTTTAGTCCAGGAAGGATAGGTGATTTCCCCAATTTATCTGTCAAATAAATTGACTTGATAAGTTCAgctataataaattattatgtatTCATATGTCCATATGGGATTTATTAAAAATCTAGAAACTGAGTGGAAACATTCCTTTCAACGCATTTTAATGGTGTTATCAGGTTTTTGAGAAGCTTGGACCAAGCTTATTTGATTTTCTAAAGAGAAATAAATACTGCCCATTCCCTGTGGATCTTGTTCGTGAATTTGGACGACAGCTTTTGGAATCTGTAGCATGTCTGTGGATTATTCTTGACCTCCAGTTTATTCCTTGTGTTTTATTCTTATACCTCTTGGTTATAAATCAACAACATATTTTTCGTTAGCTTGCTTAGTTTGTCCCAGGATGTAGTGTTATCTTTGTTGTGTATGCTGACTTTAATATATTTCTCTTGCCCTGTCATCTTCAGATATGCATGAACTACGCCTAATCCACACTGACCTTAAGCCTGAAAACATACTTCTTGTTTCTTCTGACTATGTAAAACTTCCTAGTTGTAAGGTACTTagcatttttggatgaaaaataACTACATTTGTATGTTTGTTatgataataatatatttaatgaaaaatacttGGATTGGTACAGAGGGTCTTGTCAGATGAAACACAATATAGGTGCTTGCCCAAGTCTAGTGCTATTAAGCTGATTGATTTTGGAAGTACTGCATTTGCAAATCAGAGCCATAGCTCCATTGTTTCCACAAGGCATTACAGAGCCCCTGAGGTTATCTTAGGTAACGAAATATGTCTTTGGTTGGTGAAAATGTGTTGCTTTACTTGTTTGTATATTCCTTTGTCCAGAGTAAATGTGTAACATTGCATGTGGTGATTGAAGATGTAGGCATCATTTGAAAAGTAAATGTATCTTCCATCTATCAAGATGTAGGCATCATTTGAATCTGGAACAGCTGGTCTTACCGTTCTAACTGTGGAACATTTTTCAGGGAGGAGCGTTATTTCAGACACATGAAAATTTGGAGCACCTGGCAATGATGGAGAGAGTTTTGGGACCTTTACCACAGCATATGGTCACAAATGcacttataatttatatgtataaTATGCTTTACTGTATACTCTAATATATaagttggtttttgttttgttaaattCTTGCTTCAGCTTCACTAATTGTGAACTTATAATCATGTGTAGCTAAATCATTTGGTTGTGGCAATAGTTGTAATTGAGCTTGAGTAATAATCCTGTTGGATAGGGGCACATCTAACTATACCATGGTATAGCTTGAAGATAACTTAATATGAACTAGAAGCATGATTGAATGTCtctagaaaaaaaaaccatacaaaagctacaaaaaaacgaaaaaaaaaaaaaaaaaaaaaaaaccatacatATCACTACGGATAtgcgtaaatacccgtagtggaatccccaattcttttaaaaaaaaactggaaaaccatacataccactacggatatgtgtAAATACCCATAGTGGAAAGTCcatgatttatattaaaaaactgGGAAACCATACATACTACTACTGATATTCTGTATAACTGACGTGAAAAACCAATATTTCACTACGGATATTTGATaaaaccgacgtggaaagtccataattttaaataaaaataacagaaGAAATTAGGATACCACGTTGGGTATTAAACTACCCGACGTGGAAAGTATAGACTTACAACGACGCCAGCATTTACTACTGGCCACcacccgacgtggaaagtccCTTTGGCCAGTAGTGGAAACCCCTTTCTGCAGTAGTGATATGTGCAAATATACACGGTCAAAATTATAGCAAGTGGTAAAAAAGTATCATACCCACGATGATTGTTTAAGGGAATATCATTTCATTCAACATACAAAATAGTTTCTTAGTATATGAGCA encodes:
- the LOC123924520 gene encoding serine/threonine-protein kinase AFC3-like, which gives rise to MIEVDVLERLTKSDVGCSRCVQILNWFDYRNHICIVFEKLGPSLFDFLKRNKYCPFPVDLVREFGRQLLESVAYMHELRLIHTDLKPENILLVSSDYVKLPSCKRVLSDETQYRCLPKSSAIKLIDFGSTAFANQSHSSIVSTRHYRAPEVILGRSVISDT